Below is a window of Phycisphaerae bacterium DNA.
ACAGCTTGCGGTCGATGAAGTAGGAGTCCTTGAGAGCGACCTCCTCCAGTTTCATCGCGACGTCGAGCATCCGGTCGTGAATGCCGAGCTTGTTGAGCATCCTGTCGCAGGCCACCTTGAGAATCTTGGCCCGCGGATCGTAGTTCTTGTACACGCGGTGGCCGAAGCCCATCAGACGGATCTTCGAGTTCCTGTCCTTGACCCGGGCGATAAACGCCTCGGGAGTCTCCCCACCGGCGATGATCCGGTCGAGCATGTCGATCACCGCCTGATTGGCTCCTCCGTGCAGCGGGCCCCACAAAGCGCAGACGCCCGACGCCACCGAGGCATACAGATTCGCCTGGCTTGACCCGACCATGCGAACCGTCGAGGTCGAGCAGTTCTGCTCATGGTCGGCGTGGAGAATCAGGATCTGGCGCAGGGCACTGACCACCTCCGGCAGTGGCTGGTGCGGGTGGTTCGGCTTGCTGAACATCATGTGCAGAAAGTTGGGCACATACTGGAGGTCGTACCTCGGGTAAATCATTGGCTGGCCCAGCGACTTCTTGTAGCTGGCCGCCGCTACCGTGCGGATCTTGCTCATGAGGCGGGCCGCGGCGTCGATGAACCGGCTGTCGTCTTCCGGCTCGAGGAGATCCGGCTCATAGGCCCCCAGGGCGTTGATCATGGCCGAGAGAATGGCCATGGGGTGGGCATTGGGCGGAAAACCCTCGAACTGATGACGCATGTCCTCGTGAATGAACTCATGCTCGCACAGCAGGCGGCGAAAATCGGCGAGTTGCGGGCCGGTCGGCAGTTCTCCAAAGATCAGAAGATAGGACGACTCCACAAACGTGGACTGCTCAGCGAGCTGCTCGATCGGGTAGCCGCGATATCGGAGGACGCCCTTGTCGCCGTCGATGAACGTGATCGCACTCTCGCACGAGCCGGTATTGCCGTACCCGTCGTCGAGGGTGATGGCTCCGGTCGTGGCCCTGAGGCTGGTGATGTCGATCGCCATCTCGCCCTCGGTCCCGGTTTTGACCGGCAGCTCATAGGTCTTGCCGCCGACGGTCAGAACTGCCCTGTCGTTTGTCACCTCAGTGCTCATCGTCTTGGTTCCCGCCTTGGGCAGAGGTCCTGGCCACTTCATCAAGGTACGCCTGGAACTCGCCTATCTTGTAGGAGATGAAGCAGAATGCGTGGTGGAGGGCCAACCACTCCACATCCGCCGGATCGCCCTCGGCGTCCTTGCGGAACTCGTTCAACTTGGCCAACAGCACCTCAGCTTTCATGGGCACTCCTCACCCGATGCCGGACCACTCTCGCCGGAGCCGGAGCGTGCCCGACGGCGGCCTCATACAGAACATGGGGCGCAACCAGGCCCGCCCGGGCCATCTGGCGCAACTGCCGGCGCTGAGCCTTGGTGTAAGCCAAGGCGGCGTTCCCGTTGGGGTCCTCGTGGAGCACCTCGGAGTCTCGCGGCCGGGCCACCACGTCACGCATCCGTTCCAGACACTCTGCCCGATAGCGGTTGAGCATCGACTCGGATAGCCGCCAGCGAGACAGGTTATACCATCGATCCAGTGTCTTCCGCCACACCTTCTGTCCCAGGAAGTGGTTCAGCCGGTAGAACACCCGCCAGTTGGCCGTGAACGGCAGGAACGTGTTCTTGAACTGGGCCTGCAGGCAGGCTTCGTGTTCGTCGAAAACCTCCCGGAGCAGACGCCGCAGCTCCTCCCAATAACGCGGTGCGACCATGGAATCGGCTCTCATCTCCCAGTACAGATGTCCGAGAGACAGCGTCGTCCGGGTCATGGTCATCTGCCGGGGCAGGAACTTGTTGTGCGACACCGTGTCAGCGGCCAGATGCGAGAGATACCCCAGGGCAAAGGCCCGACCTTGGTGGTTGCGGGCCTCGGCCAGGATGGCCAAGCCGGTCCCCCAGTGATGGCAGAACTGACGCACCCGGCTCCATTTCTTGGCCAGGACCACGTCCGCGGCGATGTTCCCGAAAAGGTAATCGCGCCGGTGCCGAATGAGAATGGCGGCAGTTGCGGCCGGAAGCAGCTGCAGTTGCCCCAGGAGATCGCTCGCCAGGTTGACGTGCATGGCCGCCCCCCAGGCCATCGCCGATCCGGGCAGGCCAAGCACCGCCAGGACGGCAAGAATCGCCACTGTTCTCCGGTTCACGTAGCCACAACTCCAGTTCGGCCGGGCATTCGCCGGTGCCCTATCATAGCCCAAGGAGATGTCCGAAACCAAGACGCTTCGGCCCGCCCCGGGATCACCCGTTGACAAGCCCAAACACAACGGGTCTAATGGCTTACAGGTGCGGATTTTGCGGACATGTCGGGAGTCGGTTCGATGCCAGAGGTAGAGGCTAGCCTCACGATACGCAAGCAGGACAGCATCAGCGTCGTCGAATTCGAGGACCGCAAGATTCTCGAGGAGGTCGTGATCGGCCAGATCCTCGAGAAACTCGCTGGCCTGGTGGCGGCAGAACCAGTTCCCAAGGTGCTGCTGAGCTTTCGGAAGGTCGAGCACATGTCGAGCGCCGCTCTCGGCGTGCTGATCACCGTCAACAAGCAGATTGCCGAACGACACGGTCAGCTGGTCCTAGCCAATATCCACCCCCAGATCTACGAGGTGTTCAAGATTACCAGGCTGAACCGGCTCTTTAATATCCAGAGCACCACCGACGCGGCAGTGAGAGCCTTCGTCTGATACGCCATGGCCTTCAACCCGCAGTCATTAGCCCGCCAGGTGGTCATCTGCAGCGACCTGCACGCCGCTCGTGACGTCGAAGAAGAGGTCCTTCGCGTCACGCGGGCGCTGGGCTATAGCCACGAATGCAGTTTCGCGATCCGACTGGCCCTTGAGGAAGCGATCGTCAACGCCCACAAGCACGGCCACCGGGGCGACACCACCAAGCGGATCACGATCAGTTACGACATCGACAGCCAACGGGCGGTCGTGCGCGTTCGCGACGAGGGGCCGGGCTTCGATCCCGCCGCAGTGCCCGATCCCACCAACCCCGATCGGATCGCCCTGCCTTGTGGACGGGGCATCATGCTCATGCGGGCGTATCTGGATGCCGTGACCTTCAATGACCGGGGCAACGAGGTCCAACTCGTCAAGGAGAACCGCTGATGGATTCGTCGTCCGCTGATTTCTTTCACGTTGAAGTCGAGGAACGAGGCACGGCCATCGTGGCCAAGCTGATCGGATCGGCGGGCATGCTGGTCTCGACCGACCTGGAGGATGCCCTGCTCGAACTGGTGGGCCGCCAGCCTCCGCTTCTCGTCCTTGATCTCTCCGCCCTGGAGTTCATCAGCTCGGTCGGGCTCGGAGGCATCGTGGCCGCCCACCTCCGCTCCCGCCATCACGGAGGGACCATCCATCTGGTCTCGCCCACGCCTGACATCCACGACTTGCTCGCCACCACCCGACTCACCAGCATCTTTCCGGTCTTCGAGACCATCGAGCAGGCCTTGGCGGGTAAAAACAACTGACGCCACCCGCGTACCCAGACCCGCCCGCGAGAGCAGGGAAAACGAGTCGCCCCGTGCCGCCATCCGGCAGCCCAGACTCGTACCCCATCCTCCCGCACTCAGAAATCAAGCCATCACGGCCTAAGTTCATTATGACTTGAACGCCCGCCGCCCCCCAACCCCCGCGTCGATTACCCTTAGCCCGCTCGGCCCGAGCAGCATTGAGCCAGGAAGCGCCAGGCCGTATAAGAACGCGATCCCACGTGTCCTTCGAAGGATGGCATGCAGAGGACACAGGGTACTTCGACCTTGAGGCCTGTGCAACGTACTCGGCCGCCGGTTCGGACCGACGGCTGGAAAGGACGGTCAATCTCGTGTTCGGGTTTCCCGCGTTCCGCTGTGATGGGCGCCTTCTGCGATGACTTCGCGAGAACGATTGTTGACGGTCCTGAAAGGCGGCATACCCGATCGTGTGCCCGTCACCCTCTACGAACACACGCCCTACAACGATGAGTGGGCCAACCGGGAACCGAGTTACGCCCCGCTTCTCGAACTGGAGGCCCAATACGGGGACAGCTTCGTACGCGGACCGATCGACGCCCCCGTGCTGCTCGGCGATCCCAATGCGGTCTATGGCCAAGAACAGAAACACGAAGGCGGAAGCGTCCTTCGGAGCATCGAGATCGAAACCGCCAAGGGCAAGCTTCGGGCCGTGTCCCGATGCCACCCCGGCCAGATGACCTTCTGGCAGATCGAACCGCTCATCAAGAGCGACGAGGACATCGAGCGGGTCCTGTCCCTGCCCGATCCGCCCACCCAAGTCAACGCCCAGGCGTTAAGGAGTCTCGAGGCCCGAGTCGGCGACCACGGAATCCTGTGCTTCAGCCT
It encodes the following:
- a CDS encoding ATP-binding protein encodes the protein MAFNPQSLARQVVICSDLHAARDVEEEVLRVTRALGYSHECSFAIRLALEEAIVNAHKHGHRGDTTKRITISYDIDSQRAVVRVRDEGPGFDPAAVPDPTNPDRIALPCGRGIMLMRAYLDAVTFNDRGNEVQLVKENR
- a CDS encoding zinc dependent phospholipase C family protein; the protein is MNRRTVAILAVLAVLGLPGSAMAWGAAMHVNLASDLLGQLQLLPAATAAILIRHRRDYLFGNIAADVVLAKKWSRVRQFCHHWGTGLAILAEARNHQGRAFALGYLSHLAADTVSHNKFLPRQMTMTRTTLSLGHLYWEMRADSMVAPRYWEELRRLLREVFDEHEACLQAQFKNTFLPFTANWRVFYRLNHFLGQKVWRKTLDRWYNLSRWRLSESMLNRYRAECLERMRDVVARPRDSEVLHEDPNGNAALAYTKAQRRQLRQMARAGLVAPHVLYEAAVGHAPAPARVVRHRVRSAHES
- a CDS encoding citrate synthase; the protein is MSTEVTNDRAVLTVGGKTYELPVKTGTEGEMAIDITSLRATTGAITLDDGYGNTGSCESAITFIDGDKGVLRYRGYPIEQLAEQSTFVESSYLLIFGELPTGPQLADFRRLLCEHEFIHEDMRHQFEGFPPNAHPMAILSAMINALGAYEPDLLEPEDDSRFIDAAARLMSKIRTVAAASYKKSLGQPMIYPRYDLQYVPNFLHMMFSKPNHPHQPLPEVVSALRQILILHADHEQNCSTSTVRMVGSSQANLYASVASGVCALWGPLHGGANQAVIDMLDRIIAGGETPEAFIARVKDRNSKIRLMGFGHRVYKNYDPRAKILKVACDRMLNKLGIHDRMLDVAMKLEEVALKDSYFIDRKLYPNVDFYSGIIMKAIGIPTDMFPVMFAIGRLPGWIAHWREAHLQPSQKIHRPRQLYIGARLRDYQPIDRRR
- a CDS encoding STAS domain-containing protein gives rise to the protein MPEVEASLTIRKQDSISVVEFEDRKILEEVVIGQILEKLAGLVAAEPVPKVLLSFRKVEHMSSAALGVLITVNKQIAERHGQLVLANIHPQIYEVFKITRLNRLFNIQSTTDAAVRAFV
- a CDS encoding STAS domain-containing protein, with amino-acid sequence MDSSSADFFHVEVEERGTAIVAKLIGSAGMLVSTDLEDALLELVGRQPPLLVLDLSALEFISSVGLGGIVAAHLRSRHHGGTIHLVSPTPDIHDLLATTRLTSIFPVFETIEQALAGKNN